A stretch of the Streptomyces sp. NBC_01428 genome encodes the following:
- a CDS encoding Zn-dependent alcohol dehydrogenase, with the protein MVRAAVLSAVGAPLEIAEIELPEPGPGQVRVRLAAAGVCHSDLSLSNGTMRVPVPAVLGHEGAGTVVAVGEGVTEVAPGAEVVLNWAPSCGRCHACSLGEVWLCADALTGAGNVYARRASDGSDLHPGLNVAAFAEETVVPVSCLLPVPEGIPLTDAALLGCAVLTGYGAVHHSARVRAGETVAVFGVGGVGLVALQAARIAGASKIVAVDVSPEKEALARAAGATDYVVASETTAREIRALTGKQGVDVAVECVGRAVAIRTAWESTRRGGRTTVVGIGGKDQQVTFNALEIFHWGRTLAGCVYGNSDPARDLPVLADHVRAGRLDLAGLVTDRIALDGIPAAFDNMIAGKGGRALVVF; encoded by the coding sequence GTGGTTCGCGCCGCAGTCCTTTCCGCCGTGGGTGCCCCGCTGGAGATCGCCGAGATCGAACTCCCGGAGCCCGGGCCGGGTCAGGTCCGGGTCCGGCTGGCCGCCGCCGGTGTCTGCCACTCCGACCTCTCCCTCTCCAACGGCACCATGCGGGTGCCGGTGCCCGCCGTCCTCGGCCACGAGGGCGCCGGTACGGTCGTCGCCGTCGGGGAGGGCGTCACCGAGGTCGCACCCGGCGCCGAGGTCGTCCTCAACTGGGCTCCCTCGTGCGGCCGTTGCCACGCCTGCTCGCTGGGCGAGGTGTGGCTGTGCGCCGACGCGCTCACCGGCGCCGGGAACGTCTACGCCCGTCGCGCCTCCGACGGCAGCGACCTGCACCCCGGTCTGAACGTCGCCGCCTTCGCCGAGGAGACCGTGGTCCCGGTGTCCTGCCTGCTGCCGGTCCCCGAGGGCATCCCCCTCACCGACGCGGCCCTGCTCGGCTGCGCCGTCCTCACCGGATACGGCGCCGTCCACCACTCCGCCCGGGTCCGCGCGGGGGAGACCGTCGCCGTGTTCGGGGTCGGCGGGGTCGGGCTCGTCGCGCTCCAGGCCGCCCGGATCGCGGGCGCCTCGAAGATCGTCGCCGTGGACGTCTCGCCCGAGAAGGAGGCGCTCGCGCGCGCGGCGGGCGCCACCGACTACGTCGTGGCCTCCGAGACCACCGCCCGCGAGATCCGCGCCCTCACCGGCAAGCAGGGTGTCGACGTCGCCGTCGAGTGCGTCGGCCGGGCGGTCGCCATCCGCACCGCCTGGGAGTCCACCCGGCGCGGCGGCCGCACCACCGTCGTCGGCATCGGCGGCAAGGACCAGCAGGTCACCTTCAACGCGCTGGAGATCTTCCACTGGGGCAGGACCCTCGCGGGCTGCGTGTACGGCAACTCCGACCCGGCACGCGACCTCCCGGTGCTCGCCGACCACGTCCGCGCGGGCCGCCTGGACCTCGCGGGTCTGGTCACCGACCGCATCGCCCTGGACGGCATCCCGGCGGCCTTCGACAACATGATCGCCGGCAAGGGCGGCCGGGCCCTGGTCGTCTTCTAG